Sequence from the Melanotaenia boesemani isolate fMelBoe1 chromosome 21, fMelBoe1.pri, whole genome shotgun sequence genome:
TATTTCCCATGCTGATGATATGAGTTCTAACTGTTGTTGTTACTGCAGCTCAGGTAACGGAGAGAGTTAAGCTGGTCTCGCTGCCCACCAGTAAAAACTGGACCTTTGGTCCTGCAGACATTGAGGAGTTGATCTTCATGCTGACTGACAGCCCAGGTGTCATGTGTCGCCCGTCTAGAGTCAGACAGATGTTCGCCTCCAGAGCTTGTCGGAAATCTGTGAGTTCATATCTGTATAAGCTAAatttaaatgtcctttttttatttatttaagccaAACCAGGAGATAAGTGTTGTCATTAGTAGGCCATTTGTCAATACAGGGCCACTCcatttatgatttgtttttactttttgggCTCGACTAGTTTCTATCAATCATTTTTGCTTTACATTACTGCAGACCTTCTTATATGCACACTTTatacacacaaatatttttttttcccatgaaTTCCTTGCGCAACGACAATACTCTTTAAATTCCACTTGCACTTTATCATAATAacttttttgtatgttttaaatattttctatgaCTTAAATATTCTTTGCAATACTAACAATTTCAAATGAAAAGTATACTTCTGCAAATCTTAATTGAATATCTCTCAGGTAATTAAAATATTAGTGGAAACAAAAGACTGCAAGGAAGATTAAGATTCACCAGAAAATTTGGCATTTTAAGGGTAATGCATGGTTTTTGCTCGTCGTAATCTAAAAAGGAAAAGGCTTGGCGATAAACCAAGAAATATTTCCCAGTTTTATCGTACACAAATTATATagcattatattatattataacagTTGCCTCTGGAatcagtttttaatgatctgTTTTCAGGTGATGATCGGCACTGCTCTGAGCGTGAGTGAGATGAAGAAGCTTCTGTTTCACATGGGCGAGATCGAGCATCCATGGAACTGTCCTCATGGCAGGCCGACCATGAGGCATCTCGCTAACTTGGACATCATCTCCCAAGACTGATGCAGTAAAACATGGACTGCCTGAGTATTTCACTTGACACCTGCTTTATAAAAGTGGACTATGCTTTTACTCCAGTTGAGTTCTATTAAacatcatttcagttttttttttttttatattttctacatcTGACATGTagtatttgatgtttttgttataATCTCTGTATTGGTGTGTTCTGGATTTATTCAACTTTCACCTCTTTTTtctaaatggaaataaataggGAAAAATACATTATGGTCAAAACACCAATCTTGTTTTCTCGAAAGCTGAGCCAGTACAGGAAGAAATAAGTCATGTTTTTAGACGTTTTggaaagaaaatgtcagaaatatgGATTTAGGTCATCATATTGCTTCAGTATGATCAATTGAAATTTATGAAAATCAACTCAGATAATGCTCAGTTTGCaagaacagaaagaaatcaATACTTGTTAGTCAAAATATTTGTATTGCCATAAGTTATGTAGTTACATCAGCACCTATGACATCTATAGGTACTATGTAGCTAAATATCAGTTAATTTACTTTTTCTGAGGTTTAAgctatttttcaataaaaaaaaattgttggaGTTGTACAACACTAAATTCTATTTTAGTAGAATACTTTTATTTAGCCCTAACAAACAGGAATCTAGTTTTATGCCTACGGTTTTTGTAAGGGTTTTATAGTGGGGcatatttaattgtttaattttttggttTGAATCCATCTTCacagaatattttattcatgaaaTGTCCAAAGTTACCTCAGTGATAAACTTTTACTCAAATATGCCAACAAAATTTGTTTCAAATTTCCATTCTGGAAAAATAACCACATATTTTGTCATTAAATTGAATGAAaacatataatttaaaaagatgtgttttttaagtGCCTTTCGtggcttttaaaaatgttaatccTGTAGCACGCCTAGAttagtgtatttgtgtgtatcgTGTTCGCTTTTTAGCTACATAAGGCTGCCGTAGTTTTAAGTGCGCTTCGGCGTTACCATGGAAATATTTTTGCCCCCAATTTGCGGGTGAAATACATAAGGGTGGAAATGGCAGACGGTAGTGCTCCAACTAAGAGCAAAAGATGCAATGCTTCACCGATATGTTATTTGAAAcgtgaagaggaggaagagcgCGGAACAGAGAAGCCACAGGCACCAGGAGACAGAGAAACTACAAAGTTGGTGAGGTGGTCAGCTCATTTCAGTACACCAGATGTTGACCATGACATGGAGAAACTCGGAAGCGATGGCACCTATCATCTTGATGAGGTTTACCTGAATATACAGAGGTAATTCTTCACTGATAATTCTGCAGCAGTATCGACACCTGCCGCCTTCGCCCACATTGGCAAACCTTTGAAGAAACCGCAACTGCCACTGTAAAAACGGCAAATACCATTTATTAACTCACAGCTAAAAGTAATTACAGTTTTTTCCCCACATATCTGTGTATATCTGAGCTGTACATCTTGGTTTGCCACAGTTACGAAGGGGAAACTTATGAAGGGCAGATCCATGGAGAAGGTATTGCTTGTTTTGAGGGAGGCCATACCTACAAGGTACAGCTGTTTTTCGAAAGAAGACGCGCTtgaatcctttttttcttttaattttctttattgtaaaaaaacaaaacaaaagaacataCTTTAAGTATTAAAAACTTCTTTAAAAGTTGTATCATTATCCCGTTGTATTCAGATACTGCATCAGATTGTTGAAAATGTGCTTCTCCAAGTTCAGCCAGTTATTATCCTGCTGCATAATATAGAGACAGCTGCTTAAATTTATGTTACACAAAACTCATTACAATTAAACTGATACTTTTTTGTGTAGGGTACATTTTCCAAAGGACTTATAAATGGATTTGGTGTCTTCACATTGGCAAATGGACTGAAATATGAGGTGGGATATGATATGTTATGGTGATGCTATTGGGCTTATATCGAGTCTGTTTGTAttaattactaaattaaatatGCATCTATCGTACAAAGTTTTCAAATAGTGTACTTTCTGGCAATGTTTcacaaaaggggaaaaaagactgaataaaatgtcaagatgaattaatttttttcccaaTAGGGTGAGATTGTGTGCAACAAGCTAATGGGCCAGGGCACCTACACCTGGCCAGATGGCAGCACCTATACGGGACATGTCAACAATGGTATAATACATGGGATAGGAAGCTTCAAATGTGCCAAAACCAGTTTATTATACAGAGGACAGTGGCATATTGGTAAATGGCATGGAAAGGCATGTTACACcagtttttttaatcatcagGTATAAtacttcttcttctcctccttttttttctttaattggtCATGTCTTTTTTTAGGGTACTGTGTATTATAATGAGGACCAGACCTCTTGGTACAAAGGAGACTGGGTGTTGAACAGCATAGAGGGATGGGGAGAAAGACGGTATGTTTGTGGTGAGCACAACTTCTAGTTTGTAGTTTGCATCAGCCTGTAGATAATATCTGCTTTTAAACAGCTACCTATCTGGTAACATTTATTCTGGTGAGTGGAGGAACAACATGAGGCATGGAGAAGGCACAATGAGGTGGCTGAAAGAGGGACAGCAGTATGTTGGGGGATGGAAGGATGGTGTccaggtatttttttttattatttttttttttctcataccaGATTtcggtttttgtttttaccctGACAAGCTCTCTTCTCTGGCAGCATGGTCGAGGCACACATGTCTGGTTCTTGATGCGTACAGACAGATCCCAGTATCTCCAAAGCAACAAGTACACAGGGGAATTCTTTCAGGGTCAGAGGCACGGAGAGGGAACCTTTTACTATGCTGATGGTGCAGTCTACGAAGGAGAGtggaagaacaacaaaaaacatgggCAGGTTAGTCATTGTGTGTCACCTACTTAGTGAAATGATCAGCTTTGTGGAGCTGTGATGCAAGTAAgccattattttctctttactgTACAGTCTTCTttgggctatttaaaaaatacttttctttgCATGCTTATCCTAACTTGGATTAAAGTCATGAACGAGGCATAATATGCAATATTTTCACTAGCTGCCACTAATTCCTTAGGTCTTAATGAAATTTCAGCAAAGTAGTTTAATTAAAATTCCACAGAATTAAAGTTACACTACACTTCTTTCAACCCTATTTTTATAGCTCTTCTCAAAGCTGCAGGTTGCTAGGAATGGAGTTAGTCACTCTTGCCATCTCTTCCGCAGCATATTGCTCTTTTGAGATCAGTTGTACCGCTTTGTGCATTCATGTAAATGAAACTTGGACACAAATTACATTCAATAAATTTTGAAACATGGTATTATACTGTGGTTACACTACCACACACCACACAGGAATTTTTTTCACACATCTTTCCTCATCCACAGTTTAGCCATGGACAGTTGGCACTGATCCATCTTCTAAGCTTGAGCTCATTGttaaaacacaacatcacaaaTATGAATCTTGTAATAACATAACTGCTAAAAGTCTAGATGATTCTGCTCTGAGCTGGTACAAATCTGAACAGTTTCCTAAATTACATATTTTCAGATCGATGCAGCTTAAAATATAGTCACAGGACTGGTACATCAGAGTTTACAAGTTGATGGATACTGTCAAGCCCCCAACAAATCTTCTAAAATGTCCCCTTCAACACACTACATGAATTTGTCAGTTTATGCACTCCTTTGGTTTTTAGGGCAAATTCATCAGCAAGGATGGGCGTGTATTTGAAGGAGAGTTCATGGATGATCAGATGATGATACCTAACTTGAATGGAGGCAGAGCCCCTACTTCTTTAGGTAAAAACCTGtggtttgtatatatatatatatatatatatatatatatatatatatattgaaacTGCATTTTGTTACAGGTGCACTCCCTCTGTCAGACTCTACTGTACTTGGGCCAAATATGGCTCTGAACATAGAAAGTCTTCTGAAGAAGATCCCTAAGAAAACGCATGCCACTGAGCGCAAACAGGTCATCTCCTGCTTCTTACTACAACTCTGTCAACCTAAAGTCTAATTTCTTACATAATCTTTGTCCAGGCGCCTGTCATGATGTTCAGACTTATATTTAACAGGTGGAGTTTGTGGTGCTGCAGCATGTCACGGAGCTGAGGTCTGTCTACAGTTTCTACAGCAGACTTGGTCAAACCCCCTCCCCAGACAACACCTTCCTGCTGTCCCGCCTGCAGTTCTGGCGCCTGCTGAAAGACTGTCACATCCATCAGCATGGCGTTACTCTACAAGAGATAGACCACATTATCAATGGTGAAAGATGCTGCCATTCATCATCCCTGTCCCTATCAGATTTTCATTTACAGGACAGAATGAAGAATTCAGTTAGCTGCTTGATGACTGAATtatctttctttgtgttttagaaAAGACCAGTTCAGCAGAAATTCTTTCTCCTTTTACAACCATGTTGCTTCATGAGCTCCTCAGCAGTCTGGTGATTGTGGCCTACCACATCTACAGTAAAGACATGAAGTAAGGCATAAAATCTCTTCCAACAGATAATCATCGGTAGacctgaaaacttttatttttctttgcaagGTAATTAACTTGTCATGAAAAAACTGTTATATTAGTCATGAAAATTCCCAAGAGGATGAATGAAACACAATGATATCAAGGTTTAgctgattaaaaagaaagaaagaaagaaatggataAGAagaatatctaaaaaaaaatgtttaaatgttttaactgaatggaatatttttattagataaACATACATTTCCAGGTCACAACAGAACCttctggctgcctgtttgtccAGACTGATGACAGATGACATCCTTCCAAATGCTAAGAATGTGACAGGTATTGACACATATAACTGGTACATGGGTGCATGCACACTGTGTTTGACAATTAGAACATATACATGACAATAAAGTGTTTGAAtttataaaagtataaataaaagaaaatataaattatatagttttatttaaaaatattatattacaACACTTTGTtacattagtttaattttctttc
This genomic interval carries:
- the rsph10b gene encoding radial spoke head 10 homolog B isoform X3 — protein: MADGSAPTKSKRCNASPICYLKREEEEERGTEKPQAPGDRETTKLVRWSAHFSTPDVDHDMEKLGSDGTYHLDEVYLNIQSYEGETYEGQIHGEGIACFEGGHTYKGTFSKGLINGFGVFTLANGLKYEGEIVCNKLMGQGTYTWPDGSTYTGHVNNGIIHGIGSFKCAKTSLLYRGQWHIGKWHGKGTVYYNEDQTSWYKGDWVLNSIEGWGERRYLSGNIYSGEWRNNMRHGEGTMRWLKEGQQYVGGWKDGVQHGRGTHVWFLMRTDRSQYLQSNKYTGEFFQGQRHGEGTFYYADGAVYEGEWKNNKKHGQGKFISKDGRVFEGEFMDDQMMIPNLNGGRAPTSLGALPLSDSTVLGPNMALNIESLLKKIPKKTHATERKQVEFVVLQHVTELRSVYSFYSRLGQTPSPDNTFLLSRLQFWRLLKDCHIHQHGVTLQEIDHIINEKTSSAEILSPFTTMLLHELLSSLVIVAYHIYSKDMKSQQNLLAACLSRLMTDDILPNAKNVTGFLFKQPNFASVAKKYMKKCWEVYQTFCRVNTVCREDKTMTCRQLLWMFKDLRLLDHNFTTTRSLEIIAAECGDPNNTSSCLDLELTFLEFFEILLGCAEVKCQQVSDALEEDLALVRVDGQSTRKQPEIEAKKNIQTTSNHFQMEDGSTPREVVSQHMWTEDHKTPKSTEESRHEEKDEQSSGLEAKDCEVDLGTQSVNHFFNNFFFPAFQHHQLVTKKMKKPSHEAKRDMV
- the rsph10b gene encoding radial spoke head 10 homolog B isoform X2 codes for the protein MADGSAPTKSKRCNASPICYLKREEEEERGTEKPQAPGDRETTKLVRWSAHFSTPDVDHDMEKLGSDGTYHLDEVYLNIQSYEGETYEGQIHGEGIACFEGGHTYKGTFSKGLINGFGVFTLANGLKYEGEIVCNKLMGQGTYTWPDGSTYTGHVNNGIIHGIGSFKCAKTSLLYRGQWHIGKWHGKGTVYYNEDQTSWYKGDWVLNSIEGWGERRYLSGNIYSGEWRNNMRHGEGTMRWLKEGQQYVGGWKDGVQHGRGTHVWFLMRTDRSQYLQSNKYTGEFFQGQRHGEGTFYYADGAVYEGEWKNNKKHGQGKFISKDGRVFEGEFMDDQMMIPNLNGGRAPTSLGALPLSDSTVLGPNMALNIESLLKKIPKKTHATERKQVEFVVLQHVTELRSVYSFYSRLGQTPSPDNTFLLSRLQFWRLLKDCHIHQHGVTLQEIDHIINEKTSSAEILSPFTTMLLHELLSSLVIVAYHIYSKDMKSQQNLLAACLSRLMTDDILPNAKNVTGFLFKQPNFASVAKKYMKKCWEVYQTFCRVNTVCREDKTMTCRQLLWMFKDLRLLDHNFTTTRSLEIIAAECGDPNNTSSCLDLELTFLEFFEILLGCAEVKCQQVSDALEEDLALVRVDGQSTRKQPEIEAKKNIQTTSNHFQMEDGSTPREVVSQHMWTEDHKTPKSTESRHEEKDEQSSGLEAKDCEVDLGTQSVNHFFNNFFFPAFQHHQLVTKKMKKPSHEAKRDMVVHLQ
- the rsph10b gene encoding radial spoke head 10 homolog B isoform X1 produces the protein MADGSAPTKSKRCNASPICYLKREEEEERGTEKPQAPGDRETTKLVRWSAHFSTPDVDHDMEKLGSDGTYHLDEVYLNIQSYEGETYEGQIHGEGIACFEGGHTYKGTFSKGLINGFGVFTLANGLKYEGEIVCNKLMGQGTYTWPDGSTYTGHVNNGIIHGIGSFKCAKTSLLYRGQWHIGKWHGKGTVYYNEDQTSWYKGDWVLNSIEGWGERRYLSGNIYSGEWRNNMRHGEGTMRWLKEGQQYVGGWKDGVQHGRGTHVWFLMRTDRSQYLQSNKYTGEFFQGQRHGEGTFYYADGAVYEGEWKNNKKHGQGKFISKDGRVFEGEFMDDQMMIPNLNGGRAPTSLGALPLSDSTVLGPNMALNIESLLKKIPKKTHATERKQVEFVVLQHVTELRSVYSFYSRLGQTPSPDNTFLLSRLQFWRLLKDCHIHQHGVTLQEIDHIINEKTSSAEILSPFTTMLLHELLSSLVIVAYHIYSKDMKSQQNLLAACLSRLMTDDILPNAKNVTGFLFKQPNFASVAKKYMKKCWEVYQTFCRVNTVCREDKTMTCRQLLWMFKDLRLLDHNFTTTRSLEIIAAECGDPNNTSSCLDLELTFLEFFEILLGCAEVKCQQVSDALEEDLALVRVDGQSTRKQPEIEAKKNIQTTSNHFQMEDGSTPREVVSQHMWTEDHKTPKSTEESRHEEKDEQSSGLEAKDCEVDLGTQSVNHFFNNFFFPAFQHHQLVTKKMKKPSHEAKRDMVVHLQ